One region of Triticum aestivum cultivar Chinese Spring chromosome 6B, IWGSC CS RefSeq v2.1, whole genome shotgun sequence genomic DNA includes:
- the LOC123138020 gene encoding E3 ubiquitin-protein ligase makorin has product MSNRSICKFFVNGACFKGDYCQFSHDWNDQPNDVCTFYQNGVCSYGSRCRYEHVEVSSEYTPPSTTAALAPFNSYRSWCPLCEGEIDVSNQTQKSLSACSVHQSTWRFDDEDSIPEDGNSLSMSSALTAQNQAPHPLAHLPICSFAAAGTCPYGKKCPQMHGDLCTTCGKQCLHPYRPSEGGAHIKLCKRNNKRLEALKKSEEIECSVCLDRVLSKPTAAEKRFGLLPECDHAFCITCIRKWRSSSLTSSMDIDSTVKACPICRKVSYYVIPSATWYSSKEEKQDIIDGYKAKLKSIDCRYFDFGRDTCPFGSRCFYKHAYTDGRLEEPATVAVLHFHADNGSMEHARNIGLAYLLSRLHL; this is encoded by the exons ATGTCGAACAG GTCCATTTGCAAGTTCTTTGTGAATGGTGCTTGCTTTAAAGGAGACTACTGTCAATTCTCCCATGACTGGAATGATCAACCAAATGAT GTTTGCACATTTTACCAGAACGGTGTGTGCTCTTATGGCAGTCGTTGCAGATATGAACATGTTGAAGTTTCTTCTGAATACACCCCACCATCAACTACTGCAGCACTCGCACCATTCAACTCTTATCGGTCTTGGTGTCCTCTTTGTGAGGGGGAAATAGATGTGAGCAACCAGACACAAAAAAGTTTATCGGCATGCTCTGTGCATCAATCTACCTGGAGATTTGATGATGAAGATAGCATTCCAGAGGATGGGAACAGCTTGTCAATGTCATCAGCACTAACTGCACAAAACCAAGCGCCCCACCCACTTGCTCATCTGCCCATATGCTCTTTTGCTGCAGCTGGAACTTGTCCCTATGGGAAGAAGTGCCCTCAGATGCATGGGGATCTATGCACAACCTGTGGAAAACAGTGCTTGCATCCCTACCGTCCCAGCGAAGGTGGGGCTCATATCAAGCTCTGCAAAAGAAACAACAAACGTCTTGAGGCCTTGAAAAAAAGTGAAGAGATAGAATGTAGTGTATGTTTGGACCGTGTGCTTTCAAAGCCCACAGCAGCGGAAAAGAGGTTTGGGCTTCTACCTGAATGTGACCATGCCTTCTGTATCACATGCATTAGGAAGTGGCGCAGCAGCTCTCTTACGTCTTCTATGGATATCGACTCTACAGTCAAGGCTTGTCCAATATGCCGCAAAGTCTCGTACTATGTCATTCCTAGTGCTACATGGTACTCCTCGAAGGAGGAAAAACAGGATATAATTGACGGTTACAAGGCCAAGCTCAA GTCGATTGATTGTAGGTACTTTGACTTTGGAAGGGACACTTGCCCCTTTGGCAGTCGATGTTTCTACAAG CATGCCTACACCGATGGGCGTTTGGAGGAGCCGGCAACGGTGGCAGTGCTTCATTTTCATGCCGACAATGGAAGTATGGAGCATGCAAGAAATATCGG GTTGGCGTACTTGCTCAGCCGGTTACATCTGTAG